TCGACAATTCCGCCGGCCAGATCTCGCCCGGCGCGGGCATCGCGACGTCCTCGTCCGGGACCAATCCGATCGCCTCGCTCAGTGCGCTTCCAACCGCAGCCTCGGGCGCCGCAACCCCGGTCACCGGCGCTCCCGGCTCGTCGCTGGCCGCGCGTCCCGCCCCTGCGGCGTCGGGCGTACCCGGCCAGGATAACGGCTCCGGCTCGCTGCTCGGCAGCGGCGCAAAACCCGTCAACAATGCCATCCTTCAGAACGTTCGCATCACCGCCGACGTCACCAACAACGCGGTGCTGGTCTATGCCAACGCGGAATCGCAGCGCGTCGTCGAGCAGACGATCCGGCAAATCGACCGGCCGCAGCGCCAGATCGCGATCGAGGCGACGATCGCCGAAGTCACGCTGAACGACGCGCTGAACTACGGCGTCCAGTTCTTCATCGCCAGCAAGCAAGGCTCGGTCTCCAACGTCATCGGCGGTGTCAGCAACAGCGCCGCGGTCGGCAGCAACGTCGAGCAGCAGACCAGCGCGGTCAACGCCGCCGCCGGCGCGCTGCTCGGCCGCGCGCTGCCCGGCTTCAACTTTCTGATCGGCGCGGAAAACTCCCCGCGCGTGGTGCTCGATGCGCTCCACAACGTCACCACCGTCAAGGTGCTGTCCAACCCGTCGCTGGTCGTGCTGGACAACCAGCCGGCGACCTTGCAGGTCGGCGACCAGGTCCCGTTCTCGACCGGCACCGCGACCGTGCTGACCGCGAACAACACCGTCGTCAACACCATCGACTACAAGAACACCGGCATCATCCTGCGTGTGCTCCCGCGCGCCAACGCCAACGGCAACGTCGTGCTCGACATCGAGCAGGAGATCTCGAGCGTCGCCGCCGGCAGCACCGGCTCGCTGACGCCGACGATCTCGCAGCGCCGAGTCAAGAGCTCGATCGCGGTGACGAGCGGGCAGACCGTGCTGCTCGCCGGCCTGATCAGCGAGACCGAGAACAAGCAACGTCAGGGCATTCCGATCCTCGATTCCCTTCCCGGCGTCGGCGATGCGTTCTCGCACCAGGGCACGACGCGCGCCCGCACCGAGCTGATCCTGTTCATCCGCCCGACCGTCATCAAGGACGGCGTCGATGCGCACGTCATTGCGGAGGAGATGCGCAGCAAGATGAACAGCCGCCTGGTCGGCACCAGCAATCCCGTCGTCACCGTGAACCCGCCCAAGGCGGCGCGCTAGGGCGTGACGGATCGGGCGGCGAGGGTCGGGACGGGCGCTGCGCTCGCGCTCGCCCTGCTGCTCGGCGTCATCGCAAGCCTCGTCACTGCCCCGGGCGCCGAAGGCCTTTACGGCGCGTTCCTGGCCGCCCTGATGCTTGCGATCGCGGCGAACGATGCGCGCCACTACCGCATTCCGAACGAGCTGACGGGCGCCGCCTTCGCGCTCGCGCTGCTTCGTGCCGGCGCGTTCGTGCCCGATATCGGTGCCGAGGCGCTGCTCTGGCCGCTGACCCGCGCCGCGGCCACGGGCCTGCCGCTGCTGCTGCTGATGGTGCTCTACCGCCGCTGGCGCGGTCGCGACGGGCTCGGGCTCGGCGACGTCAAGCTCGCCGCGGTCTGCGGCGCCTGGCTTGACCTTGCGACCGTCGTCGTGGTGATCGAGCTTGCGGCGTTGCTTGCGATCGGTGCCTATGCCGCCAATGCCGCCCTGCAACGGAAGCCGCTGCGCGCCACGGCCTTCCTGCCGTTCGGGCTGTTCCTGGCGCCGGCGATCTGGATCGGCTGGCTGGGCGAGACCTGGTACGTGAACTGGCTCGGCTGAAAGCGAGGGGCTGGATCATCGCCATTGCGGACCCTGCTCACATCAAAGATGCGAAAACAACCCCATGCACAGTAGAAGGCGGCCGCGTTATCAAGGACTTAGGGGTTGCACTCACGACGGTTTTGACCGAGCGATTTGACGCGTCGGGCAAAACACCGGCATGGCGGTCTTCGTGACGTCGATGGTCCGCGCCGCCCATTCCTGAACACCAGGAGCCGGCGGGCCTTCAAGGCGCAGCGCTCAGTGCTCGCGGCTCGGCGTCCATTCCAGCGCCCGCAGGCGGGCCTGGGCGATCTCTCCGCGCGTCATCTTGGTGGTGACGGCGTCGCGGATCCTGGCCCGCGCCTCGCGTGCCGGCGGCGGTGCCGCCGCCGTGGACAGATTGAGCCATTTGGAAGCTTCGACGATGTCCTGCGGCACGCCCTGGCCGCGATCGTAGAGCAGACCCAGCGAATATTGAGCGCGGCTGTCGCCCTGCTCCGCCGCGCGCCGGTACCACATCGCAGCCTCGGTGTAGTTCTGCGGCACGCCGCGGCCGGTCTCGAACAGGAAACCGAGATAAGATTGTGCCGCCGCGTTGCCCCGCTCGGCGAGCGGGATGAAGATGCGGGATGCCGTGACATAGTCCTGACGATTGAAAGCGGAGACGCCCTGGCGGAACGATTGGGCGTGGGCCGGGACTGCGAAGGCCAAAGTCAGCAGAACGGCGGCACAGCCCCACCGCGCCCGTCGCCAAAAGCCGGGCGTCTGCGGCGCCGCATGACCGAACCTCGGATCCCGATTGTGGAGGGTCTCCATGCCCACCCGCGCTCCCCTGCTTGTGCGGCCAGACTAGTCTGCAGGCATTCTGAAATCCATAGGGACCCCGGGCGCAAAAAAGCTCCGGGCGCAACGCGCCCGGAACTCGTCGATAGCGTCGGCCTAATGATATCCGCCCGCGGTGGCCGGTGTCGTGTCCGGAGCGTTGCCGTTGATCTGGTTGTCCAGATAGGACAGTACGTTGCCAGTCGTTGCTGCGCCGAGATTGTTGACGATTACCGAGCGGCCGATCCGGGCTGCCGCAGCGCCGCTGAGGGCAAGAGCCGTGCTCAGATTCTCGGAGATGGTGCTGTTGTTGACCTGCACGTTGGACGAACCCTGCACGTTCAGGCCGACGAAGTTCTTGTGAATGGCGGTGTTGTTGATCAGGACCCGGGTGCTGCCGCCATTGGTGTTGATGCTGATCCCCCGCCAGCCGCCGCAGCGCCGTTGTGCGAAATGACGCTGTCGCGGATCATCAGCATCGAGTTGAAATTCGACGGATTGGAGAAAATGCCGGTTCCCGACGCGCCGTTGAAATCCCTGATGAAGCAGTGCTCGATGACCACCGAGGCCGCCTGGAGGATGTTGACGCCCTTGAGTCCCGTGCCGGCACCTGAGATGTCGAGACCGCGCAGCACCACGTGATCGGTCGCCGCGGCGTTGACGTTGACGCCATTGGTGCCGGACCCCAGGATGCTGCCGACGACGCCTTCGCAGTAGATCGAAATTGCCTTGGTGATCGTCACCGCGCCGTAGCCGGCGGAATCGAGACAATTGATCTCGCCGCCGGCGGCCGTCTTCGAGATTGCGCCGGCGAAGGTCTTGCACGGAGCGGTGCGGCTGCACGGATTGACGTCATCGCCGACACCGGAAACCCACGTTCTGGTCGCCTGGGCATGAGCCGGCTGCGACACGGCGAACGGCAAGACCAATCCCGCCAAGAGCGCCCATAGAGCAATGCGACGCATTTTCAACCTCCCAAATTGAACTGAAAATTTCACGCTATTGTTGCCAGAAGAAAGTCACGAGCAGCTGCGGGCTAGTGATACCCGCCCGCGGTGGCCGGCGTCGTGTCCGGCGCGTTGCCGTTGATCTGGTTGTCCAGATAAGACAGCACATTGCCGGAGGTCGCTGCCCCCAGATTGTTGACGATCACAGAGCGGCCGATGCGAGCCGCGGCGGCGCCGCTAAGGGCGAGGCCCGTACCGAGATTTTCGGAGATGGTGCTGTTGTTGATCTGGACGTTGGACGATCCCTGCACGGTTACGCCAACGAAGTTCTTGTGGATGGCCGTGTTGTTGAGAAGGCCCCGCGAACTGCCACCGTTGGTATTGATGCTGATTCCGGCGCCATCGGCCGCGGTGCCGTTGTGCGAGATCACGCTGTCGCGGATCATGAGCATCGAATTGAAGTTCAACGGATTGACGAAGACGCCGACCCCGCCCGCACTGTTGAAGTTCCTGATGTAGCAGTGCTCGATGACCACCGAGGCCGCCTGGAGGATGTTGACGCCCTTGATGCCGGTTCCGGCCCCGTCGATATCCAGGCCGCGCAGCACGATGTGATCGGTCGCGGCTGCGTTCACGATCACGCCGGAGCTCCCGGCTGCGAGGATGCCGCCGACGACGCCTTCGCAATAGATAGAGATCGCCTTGGTGATGGTCACGACGCCGAACCCCGCGGAGTCGAGACAATTGATCTCTCCGCCCGCCGCCGTCTTCGAGATCGCCCCGGGAAAGGTCTTACATGGGGCGGTGCGGCTGCAGGGATTGGCGTCGTCGCCCACGCCCGACACCCATGTTCTGGTGGCCTGGGCATGAGCCGGTGTTGCGATCAACGGTGCGAACAATCCTGCGACCAGAGCCAAGAGTGCAATTCGACGCATTTCTCGTCCTCCCAAGATTAAGCTGAGATCAGCTTGTTGCCATGCACAAGTCTTCGCTGCCGCAGCCCGCGGTTGGCGCGGCCCTACGGCATCATTCTCCATATTTCGCTGAAACTTCGCCCGCCGTTTTCGGCGCTCGCAATACGGCCTTCGTGTTCAAATGATTGGGTACGCAACACTATTGGGAAAAAAGAAGCAGACTATTCGGCGCTTCGGATCACGCAACTGTTGCGCGATGGGTCGCGGGCCTTCTAGTGGTCGCGCCGGATCAGGCAAGGTTCAATCTGACGTAGCAATTTTACAGGGATTTTTGCGCGAGGGAAGCGTGCTTCATGCGTCGCGAACGGAATCGGGGATGGCCGACGGCGACAGCCAGCTCCCAAGCGAGATCGCAAACGCATCGTTGACGTCGAGAACCCGACCAAACCTCTCCGCCGTAACGGAAGGTTCAGCCGGCGCTGCGTCGATTCGACGCGACCGGCGCTGTCAGCTCAGCAGAAAGCCGTGTCCCTGCAAGTTGTGAACAAAATCGGCCAGAATGTCGTTCACGGCCGCGTCGTGACTGCCCGACTGTTGTGTCCACAACTCTGACGCAGTCGGCAAATTGATCGGTGCGGGCATGGCGTCCGGTACCTCGGACGCGGTGGCCAACGAAGTCTCGCTCTGGGTGAAATTGAACGCAAAGCCATCACCGGAGGTCCCGAGCCCCGCAGTCGCGGGCGGCGCTGCGCCGATGGTGCCGTCGCCATTGAGATCCTGGTGAAGCGTCGGCTCCAGCGCCTTCAGCGCGGCATCGGTCCCCAGCATCTCGGGCGCCGAACCGAGCGTCCTGAGGAAGTTGCCATTGCTGTCCGTGCTCCACACCGAATAATGGCCACTCGACGAGTCCTTCCAGACCGCGTCATAGCCGCCGCCGGACACCTGCTCGGCGCCGATGACCTTCCACGTTCCCCAGTCGGCCGCGATCACCGCAGAGCCCGCATATTTCAAGGTAGGCCCAGTGCCGGTGGCGATGCTGTCCATGTGGTAGTTGCCGCCGGAGAGGACCAGGCGAGTCGATCCCAGCGACTCGATCGTAGTGCCGCTGGAAACGGGGGTGCCGATCGTGCCGTCGCCGTTGAGGTCCTGTTGCAGCGTCGGCTCCAGTGCCTTCAGCGCGGCATCGGTGCCCAGCATCTCGGGTGCTGAACCGAGCGTGGCCAGGAAGTTGCCGTTGCTGTCCGTGCTCCACACCGAGTAATGGCCGCCCGACGTATCCTTCCAGACCGCGTCATAGCCGCCGCCGGACACCTGCTCGACGCCGATGACCTTCCACGTTCCCCAGTCGGCCGCGATCACTGCGGAGCCGGCATATTTCAGCGTAGGCCCGGTGCCGGTCGCGATGCTGTCCATGTGGTAGTTGCCGCCGGAGAGCACCAGACGTGTCGATCCGAGCGCCTCGATCGTGGTGCCGCTGGAAACGGGGGGGCCGATCGTGCCGTCGCCGTTGAGATCCTGATGCAGCGTCGGCTCCAGCGCCTGCAGCGACGCGTCGCTCCCCAGGACTTCGGGGGCAGCGGCAAGCGTGGTCTGGAAGTTGCCGGTGCTGTCCGTGCTCCAGACCGAATAATGCGCGTTCGCCGAATTCTTCCAGACGACGTCATAACCACCGCCCGCCACCTGCTCGGCGGCAATGACCGACCACGTGCCGTAATCGGGCGCGTTCACGGCAGAGCCGCCAAATTTGAGGATTGGCGCGGTGCCGCTCGAGATGTCGGCCAGGTAATAGGTGCCACCTGACAAGACCGTTTTGGTCGAGCCGAACGCCTCGACCGTGACGCCGCTGACGGCGGGGGCAACGGGGACCCCGATGGTGCCGTCGCCGTTGAGATCCTGGTGCAGCGTCGGCTCCAGGGCCTGCAGCGACGCATCGCTCCCCAGCACTTCGGGGGCAGCGGCAAGCGTGGTCTGGAAATTGCCGGTGCTGTCCGTGCTCCAGACCGAATAGTGCGCGTTCGCCGAATTTTTCCAGACGACGTCATAACCGCCGCCCGCCACCAGCTCGGCGGCAATGACCGACCACGTGCCGAAATCGGGCGCGTTCACGGCAGAGCCGCCAAATTTGAGGATCGGCGCGGTGCCGCTAGAGATGTCGGCCAGGTAATAGGTGCCACCTGACAAGACCGTTTTGGTCGAGCCGAACGCCTCGACCGTGACGCCGCTTACGACGGGGACCCCGATCGCGCCGTCGCCGTTGAGATCCTGATGCAGCGTCGGCTCAAGGGCCTGCAGCGACGCGTCGCTCCCCAGCACTTCGGGGGCAGCGGCAAGCGTGGTCTGGAAGTTGCCAGTGCTGTCCGTGCTCCAGACCGAATAGTGCGCGTTCGCCGAATTCTTCCAGACGACGTCATAACCGCCGCCCGCAACCTGCTCGGCGGCAACGACCGACCACGTGCCGAAATCGGGCGCGTTCACGACAGACCCGCCAAATTTGAGGGTCGGCCCGGTGCCGGTCGAAATGTTGTTCAGGTAATAGGTGCTGCCGGATAGGACCGTGCTCGTCGAGCCGAACGCCTCGATCACGATCACCAGGCTGGAGCTTGCGACGGTGCCGTCGGCGAATTTGAAGTACTCGATACTCGTGGCGGTATCGGTGCCGTCAGGAGAACCGCTGCGCAGGTCGACCAGGGTGAAGGTCTGCGTGGTGGCGCTATACGAAATCGTGTAGCTCGCCCGGCTGCCCGAATACACCGCGGTGTCGGTGCCCGAGCCGCCGATGATGGTATCGTTGCCCCCTCCGCCGGTGATCGTGTCGTTGCCGCCGCCACCGTTCAGCGTATTGGCGATGGCGTTGCCGACGATGGTGTCGTTGCCGGATCCGCCGATGGCGTTGTCGATGTAGGAGCGTGCGTCGCCGTTATAGAGATAGGAGTTGTAGACGTTGCCCGACGCGTAATGGCCATCGCCGAGATAAGCCAATTGCACGGAGGAGAACACCGACGAGGCGCCGGGATTGAGATTGATGCTCAAATTCGTCGTGTAGTTCGACAGGTCGAATGTATCGACGCCGCCGCCGTCCCAGACCGTCTCGTAGATGCGGTTGGCCGAGCCGCCGACGCCGCCACCCGGCGCGAGCTGCCCGACGCCGTTGATGGACTCCTGCCCGGTGGTCGGATTCCAGGTGTAGACGGTGTTGCCGCTCTGGGTCCCGTAATCCGCGCCGTACATCGTCTGCAACGCGAGGATATCGTTGGCCATATAGGTCTGCGAATATCCGTACGCTTCGTTGGTGTAGCCGGACGTGGTCGAACCGCCGACATAGCTGCGATAGCTCATGACGGTGTATTCGCTGTCGTCATGCGCGCTCGGCACCGCGACATTGGCGGGGCCACCGGTCTCCTGGCTGTGCTTGAGGCCGAGAGCGTGGCCGAGCTCGTGCAGCGCGGTGGTGAAGTAATAATTGCCGAGCTTGGCCAGCGAGAAATTGTACTGGGTGCCGAACCAGACGTCGCCGCCGGAGGCGTAGTTGCCGGGATAGTAGGCGTAGGCGGTCGGATTGGCCGCCGGCGACTGCGCGACCATGATGTCGGCGCCGTTCGTGCCCGCATACTGGATGTCGGCGTTGGTGTAACTGAGGATCAGCCCGATCGCGTAATTGATCGCCGCCTGGATCTGCGTGGGCACTGCTGAGAAGCCGGACGTCGTCGGCTCGCCGTTGCCGCCGCTATAGGGATTGGCGTAGTCGCTCGTTGCGTCGGGAAAACTGTAAGTGATCGTGCCGGACCATTTGGCACCCGACAGCAGGCCGTCGATCTCGGCGTTGTTGGTGGCACTGACGTTGACGGCGGTAGCCAATTGACTCTCCAGAGCAACCCATCGCGCGTGATTCGCCGCAACGGCACATAATTTTAGCTTGAGAGTTGAACGTTTGGTTTAATTTGGGCAGCGGCGCCCGCCCTCTTCCATAAGGCCTCGTTAGCCATCAAATCCCGTAGTCATACGGGACCCGGCAGCGGCCTCGGGTGCCGCGGCGCCCGTAATTTGCAGGGATTTCATGCCACGACGTTCACGCTCCGCCGGCCTGTTTGGCGCCCTGATGGCGCTCGCCGGACTGGACCATCAACCCTTCGGAGGACTGCCTGTCATGGTGGAAAAGGCCAAGGCGGACGACAGCGGCAAGGCGGCGCATGCGCCCACCATGCCGATGGCCCGCGATCCCGCCGTTGCGGTGGCGGAGGAATATGAGGCCGCCCGCCGCAAGGGAACGCGCCAAGCCCTCGAGCTCTTCATTGCGCGCCATGGCGACGATCCCCTGGCCGAAAAGGTGCGCGCCGAATTGAAGCGCCTGTCGCGCTGATCGGTCAGCCACTGCATCAGGCATGGCATCAGGCATGGCATTTCGGCAGGCGGCATCGGCGCCGGGCCGGCTTGCCGGGTGATCTTTCGGCACTATGGTAGGCCCGCAATCTGTCCCGGAGCCTCTCAAAATGCCTTTTCCGCATGCCTCAGAAGCCCTGTCGCGCTTCACCGTGCTCGATCTGACCCGGGTCCGCTCCGGGCCCACCTGCGTGCGGCAGCTGGCAGACTGGGGGGCCAACGTCGTCAAGATCGACGCGCTGACCGAGGATGCCGGCGGCGAGCAGCCGGGCGGACCTCGCCGGGGTTCCGACTTCCAGAATTTGCACCGCAACAAGCGGGCCATGACGCTGAACCTGAAGGACGCGCGCGGGCTCGCCGTATTCAAGCGCCTCGCCGCCAAGGCCGACGTCGTGGTCGAGAATTTCCGGCCCGACGTGAAGAAGAAGCTCGGCATCGACTATGAGAGCATCGCCGCGATCAATCCGCGCATCGTCTATGGCAGCATCTCCGGCTTCGGCCAGGACGGCCCCTACCACAAGCGACCCGGCTTCGATCAGATCGCGCAAGGCATGGGCGGGCTGATGTCGATCACCGGGGCGCCGGGCGAAGGCCCGATGCGGGTCGGCATTCCCGTCGCCGACCTCACGGCGGGCCTGTTCTGCGCCCAGGGCATCCTCACCGCGCTGCTGGAGCGCGAGGTCTCGGGCAAGGGACAGTGGGTGCAGACCTCGCTGCTGCAGGCCCAGATCTTCATGCTCGACTTCCAGGCCGCGCGCTGGCTGATGGAGAAGGAGGTCGCCAAGCAGGCCGGCAACAACCACCCGACCAGCATTCCGACCGGCGTGTTCAGGACGTCGGACGGCTATATCAACATCGCCACCACGGGCGGACGGATCTGGGAGCGCTGCGCCCAGGCGATCGGCGCGCCGGAGCTCTATAGCCATCCCGACTATGCGACGGCGCCGGCCCGCTCCAAGAACCGCGACGCGCTCAACGCCGAGATCGAGAAGCGCACCTTGACGAAGTCGACCGATAGCTGGGTCCGCGAACTCAACGAGGCCGGCGTACCCTGTGGGCCGATCTATGCCATCGACCAGATGTTCGAGGACGCGCAGGTCAAACATCTCGGCATCGCCCAAGATGTGCCCAACGACGAGGACCGCCACATCCGCCTGGTCGGCCAACCCGTGACGCTGTCGCGCACGCCGAGCAAAATGGTGGCGCGGCCGCCGGATTTCGGCGAGCAAACCGAAGAGGTCCTGAAGGAGTTCGGTCTCAGCGCGGACGAGATCGTACAGCTGCGGGATGCCAAGGTGGTGTGAGAGTGCATCGCCTGACGAAAAAAGCCCGGCGCGCGCGCCGGGCCTTTTGACGTCGGATGGCTGCGCCGCCGCTCAAGTCCCGCTGAAGCGGTAGTTCACGCCAAAGCGCAGGATGTTGTCGGTGACGCGCGAGCGATAGCCGACGACGAGCGGCGCGCCGCTGAGCGCGATCACGGGCGTTGCGAGCGAGCCCGACACCGTTCCGAGATCGACATGGAGATATTCGAGCCGGGCGCTCCAATTGTCGGCGAAGGCGCCTTCGACGCCGGCACCCGCGCTCCAGCCGAATTTGGTGGTGCTGCTGCTGAAGCTTGCTGCAACCGGTGTGAACGTTCCGCCGTCTGCGCCGGGGAAGCCGCCGACATTGATTGCGCTGACACTGCCCGAGGTGGAGACGCGGCCATAGGCGAGACCGCCGGTGCCGTAGAGCAGCACACGCGGCGTCACGGCGACGCCGAGCCGGCCGCGGACAGTGCCGAACCAATCGAGCTTCTGGGTGAGATCGAACGTCACCGGCAGCGCGGGATCGAACGTGTTGTCGCCGCGATGGCCCGGCGTGCAGACGCCGTCCTGCACACCGTCAGGCGCGCCGGCGCACAACGCGCCGAAACGGCCCTTCTGTCCGCCGCCCTGGAAGTCGGCTTCGAGACCGACCACGAACATGTCGCGCTGCCAGTTGTAGCCGATCTGTCCGCCGCCGATGGCGCCGTTGAGATCAAACGTGCCAGCGCTCGAGCTCAGCCCTGTGCCGGTCCTGCTGTCGATGAAATTCGCTGTCGTGGAAGAGCGGCCCCAGCCATAGCCGAAATTGATGCCGGCGTAGAAGCCGCTCCAATTGTAGCCGGGATCCGCTGCCGCCGGCGGCGACTTGGTATGGATGTGCGGTACCGCCAGATCGGCGGCGAAAGCTCGCGGCGCGAGCAGCATGGCGATCGCGGACGCAACCAGCAGAGTTCGTGTCATCAATCTTCCCTCGAGAAACGGCATTGCCTGACCGCGGACGCGAAGATGCGCGAGCGATTCAGTGCGGCAACACTAGGGAAGAGCCGTTCGGCTCGCGTCCTGCGATCGAATGTCGGTCGTTTGGAGGAGTGGCGCGCGATTGCAGCAAGGCGAACACGGGGCGAGGCCGATCAAGGATCGGACAGAAACGACAAAGCCCGGCACGAGGCCGGGCTTTGCTTCTTGTTTGACGCCTTTGTCGGTTCAGTATCTCGCGACCACCGGGCTGTCGAATTGGTAGTTGATGCCGGCGCGCAGAATGTGGTCGGTGAAGTGTGACGAGACGCTGGCGCTGATCGGAAGCGTCGGCGCCAGGGTAAAGTTGCCGGTCGAGAAGCGGCCGAGATCCATGTAGAGATATTCGAGCTTCGCGCTCCAGTTCCGGGTGATCTTGCCTTCGACGCCCGCGCCGACGGTCCAGCCGACGCGCGTGGTCGAGCTCGAGCCGACCGAGG
The sequence above is drawn from the Bradyrhizobium amphicarpaeae genome and encodes:
- a CDS encoding right-handed parallel beta-helix repeat-containing protein, which codes for MENDAVGPRQPRAAAAKTCAWQQADLSLILGGREMRRIALLALVAGLFAPLIATPAHAQATRTWVSGVGDDANPCSRTAPCKTFPGAISKTAAGGEINCLDSAGFGVVTITKAISIYCEGVVGGILAAGSSGVIVNAAATDHIVLRGLDIDGAGTGIKGVNILQAASVVIEHCYIRNFNSAGGVGVFVNPLNFNSMLMIRDSVISHNGTAADGAGISINTNGGSSRGLLNNTAIHKNFVGVTVQGSSNVQINNSTISENLGTGLALSGAAAARIGRSVIVNNLGAATSGNVLSYLDNQINGNAPDTTPATAGGYH
- a CDS encoding CaiB/BaiF CoA transferase family protein gives rise to the protein MPFPHASEALSRFTVLDLTRVRSGPTCVRQLADWGANVVKIDALTEDAGGEQPGGPRRGSDFQNLHRNKRAMTLNLKDARGLAVFKRLAAKADVVVENFRPDVKKKLGIDYESIAAINPRIVYGSISGFGQDGPYHKRPGFDQIAQGMGGLMSITGAPGEGPMRVGIPVADLTAGLFCAQGILTALLEREVSGKGQWVQTSLLQAQIFMLDFQAARWLMEKEVAKQAGNNHPTSIPTGVFRTSDGYINIATTGGRIWERCAQAIGAPELYSHPDYATAPARSKNRDALNAEIEKRTLTKSTDSWVRELNEAGVPCGPIYAIDQMFEDAQVKHLGIAQDVPNDEDRHIRLVGQPVTLSRTPSKMVARPPDFGEQTEEVLKEFGLSADEIVQLRDAKVV
- a CDS encoding outer membrane protein — protein: MTRTLLVASAIAMLLAPRAFAADLAVPHIHTKSPPAAADPGYNWSGFYAGINFGYGWGRSSTTANFIDSRTGTGLSSSAGTFDLNGAIGGGQIGYNWQRDMFVVGLEADFQGGGQKGRFGALCAGAPDGVQDGVCTPGHRGDNTFDPALPVTFDLTQKLDWFGTVRGRLGVAVTPRVLLYGTGGLAYGRVSTSGSVSAINVGGFPGADGGTFTPVAASFSSSTTKFGWSAGAGVEGAFADNWSARLEYLHVDLGTVSGSLATPVIALSGAPLVVGYRSRVTDNILRFGVNYRFSGT
- a CDS encoding M10 family metallopeptidase C-terminal domain-containing protein — protein: MATAVNVSATNNAEIDGLLSGAKWSGTITYSFPDATSDYANPYSGGNGEPTTSGFSAVPTQIQAAINYAIGLILSYTNADIQYAGTNGADIMVAQSPAANPTAYAYYPGNYASGGDVWFGTQYNFSLAKLGNYYFTTALHELGHALGLKHSQETGGPANVAVPSAHDDSEYTVMSYRSYVGGSTTSGYTNEAYGYSQTYMANDILALQTMYGADYGTQSGNTVYTWNPTTGQESINGVGQLAPGGGVGGSANRIYETVWDGGGVDTFDLSNYTTNLSINLNPGASSVFSSVQLAYLGDGHYASGNVYNSYLYNGDARSYIDNAIGGSGNDTIVGNAIANTLNGGGGNDTITGGGGNDTIIGGSGTDTAVYSGSRASYTISYSATTQTFTLVDLRSGSPDGTDTATSIEYFKFADGTVASSSLVIVIEAFGSTSTVLSGSTYYLNNISTGTGPTLKFGGSVVNAPDFGTWSVVAAEQVAGGGYDVVWKNSANAHYSVWSTDSTGNFQTTLAAAPEVLGSDASLQALEPTLHQDLNGDGAIGVPVVSGVTVEAFGSTKTVLSGGTYYLADISSGTAPILKFGGSAVNAPDFGTWSVIAAELVAGGGYDVVWKNSANAHYSVWSTDSTGNFQTTLAAAPEVLGSDASLQALEPTLHQDLNGDGTIGVPVAPAVSGVTVEAFGSTKTVLSGGTYYLADISSGTAPILKFGGSAVNAPDYGTWSVIAAEQVAGGGYDVVWKNSANAHYSVWSTDSTGNFQTTLAAAPEVLGSDASLQALEPTLHQDLNGDGTIGPPVSSGTTIEALGSTRLVLSGGNYHMDSIATGTGPTLKYAGSAVIAADWGTWKVIGVEQVSGGGYDAVWKDTSGGHYSVWSTDSNGNFLATLGSAPEMLGTDAALKALEPTLQQDLNGDGTIGTPVSSGTTIESLGSTRLVLSGGNYHMDSIATGTGPTLKYAGSAVIAADWGTWKVIGAEQVSGGGYDAVWKDSSSGHYSVWSTDSNGNFLRTLGSAPEMLGTDAALKALEPTLHQDLNGDGTIGAAPPATAGLGTSGDGFAFNFTQSETSLATASEVPDAMPAPINLPTASELWTQQSGSHDAAVNDILADFVHNLQGHGFLLS
- a CDS encoding right-handed parallel beta-helix repeat-containing protein — protein: MSINTNGGSTRVLINNTAIHKNFVGLNVQGSSNVQVNNSTISENLSTALALSGAAAARIGRSVIVNNLGAATTGNVLSYLDNQINGNAPDTTPATAGGYH
- the gspD gene encoding type II secretion system secretin GspD, which codes for MSSAFVLGACIVTADRSIEADPKDPRAQDIADKVRSLDLQPRQPADAGTGGIAQARSSKPAIYLSDGATPQGGALAERDDGGGSGYDLNFENAPVASVAKVILGDVLNVGYTIDPRVQGTVTLASVRPVPKADALFVLENALRMSGVALVRDRTGYRLLPAPEAGPGGVDRSMNAAAGQGVTVVPLRYVSAQNIFKLLDAFGVKAQTMRPDSARNTLIVSGSGTDRATAVDTILSFDADWMRGQSVGIFPVRNSTPEPLISEIEKIMDSGEGGLGQNVVKFQPIGRLNAILVVSQKPEYLKRAQTWITRLDRSDTDGVNLKSYPLRYGNSKAVVALLNEILFSQSATSSSSLDNSAGQISPGAGIATSSSGTNPIASLSALPTAASGAATPVTGAPGSSLAARPAPAASGVPGQDNGSGSLLGSGAKPVNNAILQNVRITADVTNNAVLVYANAESQRVVEQTIRQIDRPQRQIAIEATIAEVTLNDALNYGVQFFIASKQGSVSNVIGGVSNSAAVGSNVEQQTSAVNAAAGALLGRALPGFNFLIGAENSPRVVLDALHNVTTVKVLSNPSLVVLDNQPATLQVGDQVPFSTGTATVLTANNTVVNTIDYKNTGIILRVLPRANANGNVVLDIEQEISSVAAGSTGSLTPTISQRRVKSSIAVTSGQTVLLAGLISETENKQRQGIPILDSLPGVGDAFSHQGTTRARTELILFIRPTVIKDGVDAHVIAEEMRSKMNSRLVGTSNPVVTVNPPKAAR
- a CDS encoding tetratricopeptide repeat protein; this translates as METLHNRDPRFGHAAPQTPGFWRRARWGCAAVLLTLAFAVPAHAQSFRQGVSAFNRQDYVTASRIFIPLAERGNAAAQSYLGFLFETGRGVPQNYTEAAMWYRRAAEQGDSRAQYSLGLLYDRGQGVPQDIVEASKWLNLSTAAAPPPAREARARIRDAVTTKMTRGEIAQARLRALEWTPSREH
- a CDS encoding prepilin peptidase; translation: MTDRAARVGTGAALALALLLGVIASLVTAPGAEGLYGAFLAALMLAIAANDARHYRIPNELTGAAFALALLRAGAFVPDIGAEALLWPLTRAAATGLPLLLLMVLYRRWRGRDGLGLGDVKLAAVCGAWLDLATVVVVIELAALLAIGAYAANAALQRKPLRATAFLPFGLFLAPAIWIGWLGETWYVNWLG